In Candidatus Polarisedimenticolia bacterium, the genomic window CCCTCCCGGAGGAAGTGGTCGCCTACCGACGCTGGCAGCGCCGCCGCCTTAGCATGAAGCCGGGCCTGACCTGCCTCTGGCAGGTGAACGGCCGCAATCAGATCGATTTCGAGGAGTGGATGAAGCTGGACATGGCATACATCGACAACTGGTCGCTTTCTCTCGACTTGAAAATCCTGGCACGCACCGTCTCCGCCGTTCTCCTAGCGCGCGGGGCGCGCTAACCATGACACTTCTGCCGTCTGCACTCGAGGTGACGGAGGTCGATCGACAATCCGCCAGGGACTATGAACACCTGCGTGCTCCCGAGGTCTACGCGGCGTCCTTCCGGCTCGTGGAACCGTATTTCCTCGGCAGGCGCACGCTGGATCTGGGATGCGGCACCGGTGTCTACCTGAAGCGCCTAGCGCCCGGTTCCGTGGGTATTGACTACTCAGTCCCCAATCTCCGGGAGTCTCAATCCATCGGGCTCTCGGTCATTCGGTGTGACCTGAACGATCGACTGCCATTCGCGAACGGTTCCTTCGAGGGCGTGTTGATCTCACACACGTTAGAGCACGTCGATGCACCAATTCGCCTGCTGCGGGAAGCG contains:
- a CDS encoding class I SAM-dependent methyltransferase; translation: MTLLPSALEVTEVDRQSARDYEHLRAPEVYAASFRLVEPYFLGRRTLDLGCGTGVYLKRLAPGSVGIDYSVPNLRESQSIGLSVIRCDLNDRLPFANGSFEGVLISHTLEHVDAPIRLLREAARVLMPGGVLAIALPFERSLVRLALRDDYFRGHPTHFYSFSVPCLDQLTSACGLRRIRIVLDPPLIRRLRIWPVLNFFQVLPFSIARWFCGNFWYLARKAGT